Part of the Quercus robur chromosome 5, dhQueRobu3.1, whole genome shotgun sequence genome, CGTACGTGGGTCGTGGCCTACATATGTGAGCTAAAGCATGTGTACGCAGACACGTTCTTGTGTACACAGCTaaggttttagaattttctacaataatgattgaggtttggaatgaattcCACATCGTTTGGGAGCtgttccaaaccccatttttttcccactatataaagccttacatggtacaaTTTCAAAATACACAGAAATCCcatgggaaaaacctaagattcattagaaaatagtgaatcaaaagggagtttttcacaaaacaccctaaagtctttttttgtttgattgggaCCTTTTCTGACCCCAAtcttttgagtttaagattactaatcactctTTCATTGAATTGTGATAGATTAGATTAAGGGGAACGGTAAAAAATCCAGCCTAGGAGCTTTTGCTTTAAGGTAAGCtttaaaaccctttttttttcttttctaccttaattttattttaatctgcttcttttgtttagtttatattTGCTTATGTTTTTTTAGGTtagttttaggttttctttaCATCTTTAATCATGATAGGTTGTTAGATTGTACATTTTAAATTTctgctttgtttttgtgttgaatAGGGTTTCTGGGTAAGGATCTGCATACGCATGATCTCGCTTGCATACACAGTTTGAACTCATGCGTACGTAGACTTGTTCTAGCGTGTGTGATGCCGTTACccataaaaccctaatttttgtttgttttgattttgccTTTCACATGTTTGTCTACATAGCCCTCcttttcacatgtttttaagCCTCATAAAATGTTTGCTCACCTTTTTAACATGCTTGTTTGTTATCACATGTCTAGATTAGGGTTTAGTCTAGGGTTTCTTCGTtttaatgccatttatttacatgttcatgcattgatgCCATAGGTGTTGTGCTGTTGAGAGGTAAATAAAAGGATAAGTCATGCATTAGCAATGCTTATGCATTTATGTTAGGTTTTCTTAGATGTATGGTTAGGGTTTCTAATATGTTagctttttgtgtttgatatgttttgtttgatgataTGCTTTATGCTTGCTGccatgttttgttttagatagggTTTTTCATATATGAGATGTATGAttaggttttcttttgtttgactctcttttttttgggtagatgGATAAGTAtgtttttttaaagttaaagaTGTCATGTTGtttgttagatgcatgttagtgtgtgtgtgagtctagAATACAAGTATTTAGATGgtttttaatagggttaagacataggacacaatgatgggaggccaaccttagggttgggcgatcttgggtgcctaacaccttcctaagagCATACCTAAACTCTGAACCCAAACTCTAGTAGTAACATTACAGGTCCTTCCTTGTAAGGACGCTATATTTATGTTTCTTAGACCATATAACTAGGCGGCAACTCTAATTTACCCAACTTTCCCTTGCACCCACAGGAGGTACCCTTAATTTTTCCACAATTGAGTTTACTAAGGGCCCACAGATCCTTAATATGGTAATGACCTTTATTCTCACTCCACAGTCTCACTATAACACTATCACCAAGCCTTATGCtcgtttccttctttctttcatgGAGGGTCTTTATATAGACTTTCCATCACACATGATAGAATCTATTATAGATTGCTATTGAGACACGGCTAcacgtgataagctcatctttccttcggCTATTATGCATATCCTCACACACCTACACATCCTTGTCCCTCCCATTCCTCACTTCCACATCATGGGTGCCACTAGTAAGGAGTCTATTTGGCGGAGTGTAGTGCAGCTTGCTACAAAGCAACCATGGGTGGATCCTTTCGATGCAGCCCTAGCTGATCCTACAGCTCTTTCCTCTCGACCTTCTTCATCCTCTGCCCTTTCTTCCTCATCTCGGGTTGTTGTCTCCCTTGCTGATATCATGGAACAGCTTTAGTACATGCGTGTTGATTTTGGTAATTGTCTGGACCATTTATCCGATGAGATGTGTTAGATGAACACCAGAATTGGTCACATTGCTTGCTGCTAGTCTCGCCTCGGTGGTTTTGCGCCCCTACCTTTACCAGAGCATGTTGAGGAGTTTTCTTCTTCAGATGGTggaaatgatgatgatgatgatgatgataatgctTCTAGGTATGAGACGGATGACGAGATGATGACCTCTCAGTGATacaccctttgtcactcgtgacaaaaatggggagtagTTTTGTAGATGAGAGTAGTATTTGTGTTAGGGGGAGAGCTAGTATAGGATACACTAGATAAGGGGAGAGTAGTTTTGAgtgttttgagggatgtagtgaggttttgATGTACTCTTTCTCATTACATGTACCATGGTCTTATGACTACTATTATTACATACattgcattctttttttttgatatatatgaGATGATGCATGTTTTCTTCACCTTTGTCTcgcatgtgttgtttcttttctatctttatacacatgtttcttcttGTATACAACTTGTCTATGTTTCACACTTGATGCCTTGATGAAtcttgtttaagtgtttcagtTAAGACAAGTTGCAAGTCTACCATGCCATgatctctcttcttgcaaagtttttcaaaagtttgtATTAGGATTAGACTCATGTACTTTTGTAAATTATGGGATAGTTGTGTTATACTTCTCTCATAATTGCTTTTTAtgattttgtcacggattgccaaaaggggagatttttagggtcatattttgttgtaattggctaattctttgacaaaaagcactttacttataattgaatagatctaagatgggtttagtacttcaagaaacatgttgtttaaGTCAAGTATTAACGACATGAAGattggtccaagaaacaagtaaagaaaagcTATTCATTAAGTCTTGACAGATAGCTTAACAGATGCCTactatcgagacttaatgtgAAACTCAATAGATAGCTTGACAGTAGCTTGatctattgagaattacgaTTTCAGAATTTCTAGATCTGAAATTCGACACAATCTTGAATATTTGTTTggggtttctttttttacaaccctagacatatataagactcATTTTAAAGGCCATAATATACAGAGATAGAGACCAAGAGACATATATTCTCTATGTGAAGCTACTGCGTTTGTGCGccataaggttttgtaaccGAGTGCTTCtagatcttcattgttgatgaagtgaagaactttgcagccaacaacattTGTTCAAGTTGCTAGatttagtcacgtacttgggatccgtgcaaagagttagtcacaaattggaagTTTGTACATGAAGGGAAATAAGACTattacaagatcaagtccaattgggtattagagtGAAGGGTTAATTGTAGGTTAGTATTTCGGGATATGCCAagggtagttggtaagattccttatacctgtaaccgcttgattgttaattagtggattcttaagagtgatgaccttaaaatcacccagtgggggtTTTTACCTTGcaaggttttccccatttgtcaacaactcaccatgtcaaatttattttctgttgcatttagtatttttgttgatttgttggtgctttcacgatttgcatgcaattatacctaattaatcaacttgggtaattgaattaattaatcggggtcaagctatcttaaccaACAATTTGCTAgttgttctttgattttcttggttGGTGTATGCTTATTAGTATTTTTGTTTCctaagaaaaacaaatagaaaatgaaaattaaaaaaaaaaaattaaggaatgatgttaattatatatatatatatatatatatatatatataatttggatgCTAATGTGGATGCTATGTGGTATTTGTTATTGTTTacatcatatataaatatatatatatatatatatatatattattttaaatggcCATAGGCACTTGATGTGCCAATTGTGCATTCTGTCTGCCACGTAGGCAATTTCTGTTAGTAAGGTAACGATAGGGACTATAATGAGAacacattttcaattttagggACCATATTTGGGGGGAAAAAAGTaggaaccaaaatgaaaattactCCAAGAGGAAGGAACCAAAAATGTATTTACGCCAAAAGGATAAttaagtgtttttttaatttttttttttttttaagaagcaaAAGATAATTAAGTTAAAGGGGGAAGTTATGACAgttctaaataaattaaattaaaaaaatcaaccttgaagaagagagagaagataaaAAGGTGCATGctaaattaattagtaaaatatatTGGTCTATGCGAAAGACCTATGGATAAATCCCATTTTcatcatttaaaaagaaaagaataaagaaaaaaatgacacaTGGAAATTGGGTGTGGGGCCGGAAATTGGTATCGTATTTTCATTTATTCATATTAAGGTTGTGTGTGGCATTAGTttaaaaaactagtttttttttactatttagcttattttttactatttatgagtcttactctactatttcaactaccttttagttttatttacagtattttcagcaaaatttttttactttcagcTAAATAAACTATTCTCAAATGGACTCTaaaacaactattttttttggaagaatgttaaagcaaaattttttttttttttttggagcacATCTTAAAGCAACTTAAGCTGAATCCAAATGTACATCTGTATTGAAATATGAATATCCATTTGGTTCAAACTAGTGGGTTTTGGAAGTGAAAGTCCAAGTCTCCACTCGGAATTTTAGAGGttgtttggatgaaaaaaaatgctCACTCATCACTGAAATATCAtcattcatcactcatcactcaataactcatcacttatcactgAAAATACCCCAACTTCCTAAGGTGGCATGTTTGGCACTTGTTTCCAACTTTtgataacttaaaaaaatttaatttttgtgggaCCCACTGCCTGAGCACCATGTCAGGCTCATGGTTAGCATACCTGCGTTAACACACTAGCACTAAAGccatttcatatattttttttcccttcagcCCTATTTCTCCCAAAACCCTCGATGAACCCAACAAAGGATCCACCATCACCCAACGCCGATCTCCACCGTCACCAGTGCCTATCTCCACCGTCACCCAACTTGCAAGATCAACTCCGACGGGCAGCAGCAGCACTGATCTCCACtatcacaaaattttattttttctttttattattaatgattTGTATTTTGCGTTTTGATGGGGGACTATGGATTTTGATGTTAAATTTCGAGCTAATCTTGATTGAATTCAAGTGGGTTTGATCTTGATTAAATTAAACTTAGATTTCtaagtttaatttttgtgggttttattagtttttgtttggtGTTGAATCTTCATTCTTCACCCCAGTCACGCTGACCAATTTGACGACATCATCCAACCCAAACTCGACCACTGCTCAGACCAGCGATGACACGGAGAAGAAAGGTGCAAAGGGGAGGGCATGTGAGATTGGAGAAGAAAGGTGTAagatgttgtgaattttttgctctgggttttgtttgtgttgggagaagaaatttttagatttattgtGTGGAGGAAcatgtttgtgggtttgtgtttgtgtgttagTGTGTATGATCGATATCatgtgtttatgggtttgagaAATTGGTACCCatgtgtttcttcttctttttttttttcttttttttttttttttaattataaagttACCAATAATGTGTttctgtgaagaagaaaaaaaagaaaaagaaagaagaagaagaagaaaaaatggtcGTTGGACTGAgtctgtgaagaagaaagaaagaaagaaaaagaaagaagatgaagaaaaaaaaagaaaaaagccatTGAGTGAGTCTAtgaagaagaaaggagagaaaaagaaaggaggagaGAGCAAAAGGTTTGAGCTTGGATTTGACTACTCTTTGCCGTGGGCCCCTGTGTTTCTTAGGAATTACCAAACTGCCACCGAtactcagtttccataactcaaaaaCACCAAATACTTGTTTCCAGTTTCcattactcatcactcaatttagTGAGAATTGAGTGacgaaaacaaaaactcaaaacaaatccaaacacacccttctGCTGTGGGACCCACCAATTTTGAGTTAAGGGTAATGAAAATAGAGTGATGGGTGATGAAAACTTGCAAATCCAAACAGTCCCTTACTATTCTAGTCCATTCTCCATCTCATGTTGTATACTTCAATACCCCCATTGTAATTTATACTGTTATATACTTCATTTATCATTTGGAAAAGTTGAATTGACAAATTTGATAcatttaggctgtgtttgtttcatgtaaaatattttccagaaaatacttattttccagaaatgctattttcaggaaaggaaaatatttttaagtatttggttGCATTTCAGAAAATGTTGTGAGAAATATTTTCTGATATTTGGTTGTGTTGTTGAAAATaccatagaaaacacattttctacttattgctcacattttctcacattttctcagctgccaaacaaatatataatttcattcctcaatccagaaacacaaataaaacctagaaaaaaaaattcataatccggtcaaattgagagaagaaggaagagagagaggcgacTGGGTTTGACGAGAGGCGAAGGTGAGATCGCGTAGCGTGGTGCTGCGATCGCGATTGGCGCGAAGGCGAGATTGCGATTGGGGACGACGAATCTGGGTAGATGACGATCGGTTTTGGGGTGCGACGAGAACGATCAGTTTTGGGTGGATCGGTGCTGGGGTGCGACGATCTTGCCGGTGGTACGATCGGCGCGATGAGGGACTGAGATGGTGCGATCGAAtgggttttttgggtttgaaaaatgggttTGGGCATTGCTCGACGAACGAGCTCGGTCttgggttttctgggtttgtcGGAGTCGGTTTCTGGGTTCggtctcttcttcctctctctctctctctctctctctctctctgcgcgCGGGCGCGATCTCCCTCTCACTCagctctctctctattttccgaaaaatgatatttgaaggtaaaataaaaacggaAATCAATTTAGACCCCAACACAGGTCAATTGAAAAGCATTTCTAGAAAATACattttccatgcgcaaccaaacacccgTAAATATGGAAAAACATTTCCggaagtgattttcacccaaaacaaccACAGCCTTAGTTCAATATTACAAACAAGTAGTCCGTTAAGACTGTCAATATGTACTggttttaatacaaaaataatgcgAATAATTGAAGTATAATATGCATTGAAATAAGTTAAAAGCAAAAAAGTTAAGTTATAGTACATGCACCAATTTCATTTGTGGATGACTATTTACCGTGCTACAGGATTGATTTCAGTATCCAGATTCATATTGTTCATTTCAATTGTATAATTTGATTCGCCGTCGTAGCCCTCCTTTTGAGCAAATTCCGTTGTCAGACACTCCTTTAGTTCTGCCACTACTTGACTCATGGTTGGTCTTCTAGTGGAAGTGGAAGACACACAAAGCATTGCTATTTCAACCGCTTTCCAAGCAGAGTTCATGTTGAAAGCACCCTGCAACCTGGGATCAACAATATTTGTGATATCCCCTCGAGCAAGCATGAAACTTACCCATTGACTTATGTGAATATTTTCATCTGCGAATTTTTCTATTACAGGTCGACATGTGATTATCTTCAAAAGAACAACACCAAAACTATACACATCACTTTTTTCCGTCAATCTATATGAACTGGAGTACCTGTGTCAatgtatattataattttaatagtcAAATTTTCATTATAACAATTTCAACTTATTTCAGTTCGTCTTTAATCATTATTAGGCCTAtatccattttcttttaaaaattggtTGCATCATTGTCGATTATAAATAGCactattgttatttaaaaaacaatgaattttgaaGACGATAATTAAATTGATGTAAAGACTCACTCGGGATCCACATATCCAGGGGTGCCAGCAACAGTAAGTGTTGACACATGAGTGTCGCCATCAGTTGGAAAAATCTTGGATAGACCAAAATCAGCTAATTTAGCATGTAAATTTTCATTCAACAAGATGTTTGTAGTCTTCACATCTCTGTGAATTATGGGCGGTTTACAACCGTAGTGCAAATACTCCAATCCTAAAGTCAAAACTCCAAATCATTTATGGGAaaggttaaaagaaaaaacattataaaataGAATGATGCAAACCAACTCATTGCTAACCCTGTGCTGCGTCCATTGCTATTTGAAGTCTCGCTTCCCAACTTAAGATATTTGTATTCTTACCTGCATTCATGATGAAAATTCCTTAACCTTTCTATTTGTGTTCTTCAAATAAGCTTGGTCATGTGGTGATTAAAAGAAGACTAAGtttagaaagaattttttttttcttttatttttcttttgttgctaaaacatagtattttatatttttggagaATTAAGATATTGAGCCAAAATGTGGATTCTTTGCTTAGTAAAGTAGTACTTCAATTATGACCAAACCTGAAAGATGTGTTTCTAAGTCTCCATTAACCATGTACTCATAGATGAGTCCCATGTATGTTTCTTCGTAGCAATAGCCAACAAGGACAGTCAAGTTTCTATGATGAACTCTCATAAGAAGTTTCATCTGTAATCAAGAAGTAGCCgatattaattttatatgaaaatgtgtCTATGCTCAAGAAATATAAGTTAGACTTGCTTGCCTCTGCTTCAAATTCCTGGTACCCTTGCACTGATGATGGAGAAAGCATCTTCACCGCTACTTGAGTATGGCCAATGTAGCCATGGTAAACTTTTCCAAATCCACCCTTACCAAGAATTCTCGTAAAGTTGTTGGTAATATTTAGGACATCGGAGTACTTAAATTGTTGTTGAATTGATTCAAATGACTTGGGATTAGCACCTAGAATTCCAACTTCTAAGATCAACATGAACATGATAGGCTTGTATTTGACAAATGAatacatttattatatataaagttttcaCCTTTAGTCTTGTCTTGTTGCTTTCTCTTTCTGAGCCCCCACAAGATAGCCGCAACAGTCAATGACAGGATAAACAAACCCCCAACTGATCCCACAATTGGAATGACAATATTGTTCTTCTTTTCGCATGTATCGGATCCACAAAGATTGGAATTTTCACCCAAACTAGACAACAACAGAATTGATGGCAGCAATTGAACGCAAGGCAAAGAAATATAATTAGAAAACTTTAGTAAAAAACAAGAAGAACTTAATTTTTTCTCATGCTTGAACTTATCTGTAGAAATATTATGTTTAGAATTTCTGTCTATGCTGTTGGGGAGACCACAATTTGACTATCTGCAACCATTCTAAAAACAGATCCATGTGGTATGATGTCAAAGGCCATAAAAGATTTAAGTGTGTCTTCCTCATTACTATTTGGTTTTGAGGTGAAATGACATAGTTCACGATTCTACAAATAGTATCAGAGCCATGGTCATGGTTTCAAGTCACGGGAGTGTCATTGTGAAGGAAGGATTGTTGGGAGACCATAATTTGGCTCCctacaaccactctaaaaataGACCCACGTGGCGTGATGTCGAAGATCATAAAAGATTTTAGTGTGTCTTTCTCATCACTAATTAGTTTTAAGTTGGAATGACATAGATCATGGTCCGACATATGTAATAGATTTATGTGATTATGTAATATGCTTATCTTCACAAGAGCACGAGACTATTGATAttatcatataaaaataataaagtttacaCTTTACATCATATTTATACTGTTCATATTAAAAAACTCTAACCCAGTACATTGAAAACGAAAATACCCTTATAATGAGGCAGTGTGGATCTAGAATGATTTTAGGGCAGCGAAATATACAATTTTGCACACATTTATATGCAGTCAAACATATAACACATGAGCCAgatatgaaatataaaaaattattcgtGCTTGTAAGCgatatattaatttaagaaatcTCACAAAAAGATTTAATATTCATTATACTTTCTTTGTAcattaattcctttttttttttttgaataatttgtgtgtgtatatatatatatatatatatacatattttaaaaaacttataattataaataaaatgattttaatagtttttttagaatacttttttattcaaaaaactaTTATAATCATTTAATTTAAGTAGAATAAGATAAAAACCATATATAACTTAtgtataattatattattacataattaccacaaatcatattgtttatacacaaataatttttacaaaagagaatatattattatgtaaAGAAGTTGAGATCATATTACTCTATTAGTCCTTTTTAGATCACattgaaaataacaataatgtttttcttttccttctctctaacttcttttttttttttttttttaatttcttcaccttcatttttatatatatatatttattttaccttcatttcccttctctttagttttctttctgtttttcaACTGAGTTTTGACATACAAAAGAGAGATAATAGTGTATTAATTATAATAGtgatttaaaaagaaacaaattgcAACAATTACAAGAAATTCACAACATACGAGCCACCATCTCTaacatatttaataattaattatcttTTGAAAATGTGAATTAAGAAGAATTACAATAATAAAGTGTTCATCTTTTATAGAACCATACCTTAATGACAGTGAACCATTCTTTGATCTTTCCATGAGTTTAGCTGGAATTGAACCAATAAGTTGGTTTCGTTCCAAGTTCCTGCAAAGGGAGAGAATATGATTTTCCTCTATTCTAACCAAAATATTTATAGTGTAAGTTTGAAAATCCAAGTAGCTTACAGAACCCTTAAATATTGCAATTGAGATAGAAAATCAGGCACCGGTCCAGTTAGGCTATTGCTTGATAGATCCCTAAAATCAGAAAATTACTTACATTTAGTATTGGttgtgataatatatatatataaaacttggtTTGGTAATCATTGTCATTTTTCTACTTTTCGTAATCATGCTTGTGAATTATATATACTTACAAATATTGTAACATTACAAGATTTGATATGTCAGCAGAAATCTCTCCAGTCAATCCACTTGAGGACAAGTTCCTGTTCACAATTACGATTTACAATAAGCTAGTTAGAGATGCTTCAAAGTTAGTTTCAAATTCATAAGGCTTATTTGTGTCGGAAACTCATAAAGGCTTATTTGTGTGGGATCGCAGTCTGGTGATAATCACAAACTACAGCCTTATGTCTGTAGAAATAAATAGTTTCTGAATGCAATTGAGGGTCCTGGTATTTACAAGTAAATTATATTTCTTAGGAATAGACAGATGTATGAACAAATACATCACACTCCATCAGTGACATCATTATTCATTACCCAAATTACCAGTTTCTCTTTGTTGAAGAAAATAACACCACTATTCACCTAGTGGCGTTATTACATGTGTGAGAGTGTACCATACTATGACGTGATAACTTATTGCATCCATATACTAATAATATGAAGATACAAACTTACAAGGATATTATTCTAGGGGGATTATAACCATCACAATTTAATCCTTCCCATGAGTATTCCCGTGGGGCACACGGATCTCCTTGCCAATTTCTCTTTACTCCGTAAGTTGACTTGATCTTTGTAATGGCACCAACTAGTATTATCATATAAATCCATGTTAACTAAAATTCGATGTAAATGAGGATACTAATTATATTTGAAAAGCATGTGTGGAACAACACATAACATACCATCTTCTTGGTTAGTAGCTGACAGTGAGAGATCTTTTACTGAATATATCTCAAGTGCATTGATGATGGGTGGAAGTGTTGAACTATTAGTTTTAAAGAttgaaaattgatattttccCGGCAAGACCGATGGGCTATACACAGTACTTGTACTTAAGTACTGAGGAACCAAAGATGGCAACCAGATTTCCCCGTTTATAGTAATAGCGAATGATCTTAACTGGTTGGCATTTAGAATTACAAGTTCAGCAAAGTGCATGTAGATATAATATTGGGAAATTGGGTCATCTGGCACCCAGTAGAAGTCCAAGGGAAGGCTATTATTTGTTGGTGTAGCAGCAGTACTCATAACAACAGATGGTGGCTGGTAATTATTGTGAGCATTGGAGACATTGGTAGCCGAGGTACTTAAACTATTCCATTGATTGTAATTGTAGGGAGACCATATGCGATCATAAATGTCAGCCGGGTACCTGAGTAAACATAGATGCTCAGTGTAAGCAggaactaattaaatttatgttcAAACAGATAAACTATGTCATggcattttatttatttttgtgtaatAATGCAAAGGTGCAAAGGTGTTGATCATATATAAAATGACTCACCTGTGTTGAGCATTAATTACTGAACCAATATCCACTCTAACAAAGAGTGCCAATGTCGAGTTGCTTACATACGTATCATTGTTCAATGGCCTCAACTCTATTGCTGATATAAATGGTGTTTCGTGGCCCGTTTTTACAAGACAGACTTGTAAATAATTTTGAGATGGGACATGTATGAGCTCCTTGTAGACAGTAGAAGATGCATCCTGTATTTTGACAGTATCCCACATATTCGGTCCAAGATGCAAATCGAATTTTGGTAACTTACTTTGTCCATCATAATTCCCATACAAGAAGGTTGCTCGGATCAAATATTTAATGCCTAGCGCAATGTTTATGCTGTAACAGTTCCGGATTCCTTGAGGAAAGCTTCTCAGATTCCATGTTTGCTGTAGATTGCTATCTTTGAATTCAGTTGATATCTTCTGACTTATACCAGTGTCTATGAATGCTGCGTCTGAAATGTAATTAATACTTGTTGTCGCCTCCGAATAGCTGGAATTCGGTGTTAACCCACAATCAATGCTTATGAAGCCTGAGACAGacaaaataatttctaagcTATATGGTTAGCAAACCAAAACAACGCAATACTTGTATATATTGCAAGATCTAGATGATCAAACCTGATTGATCTTGGGCATGAACTAGATGTATACAAAGAAGACCAACAAGAAATGCATGGATGAAATTTTTGAACCACCCCATTCCTGACTATCTAATTTTCTTCTTGCATATGGAAACAATGCTGTGGAAATTTTCTAGACCGTCTTATGCTTTATGCTGTGGAAATGTAGTACTATGACAAAACGTAGTACATAGTCAATTTTTCCCATTCATAAGAAGGATTCTCTATTGCAAATTGTTTGATCATCATATTGTTTAATTCATATGCTCCtattatggaattttttttaggtatatGTTCCTATCATGTCTAATACCTAGAAAGTACCTGCagaatttataatttaagtCAAAGTGAATGACAATCAGCGACAGAGCCATTATTGGACTAGGTTGCccccaaatattttaaaaaaaatattattatatgtgtatatatatata contains:
- the LOC126725245 gene encoding LRR receptor-like serine/threonine-protein kinase IOS1 isoform X3, giving the protein MGWFKNFIHAFLVGLLCIHLVHAQDQSGFISIDCGLTPNSSYSEATTSINYISDAAFIDTGISQKISTEFKDSNLQQTWNLRSFPQGIRNCYSINIALGIKYLIRATFLYGNYDGQSKLPKFDLHLGPNMWDTVKIQDASSTVYKELIHVPSQNYLQVCLVKTGHETPFISAIELRPLNNDTYVSNSTLALFVRVDIGSVINAQHRYPADIYDRIWSPYNYNQWNSLSTSATNVSNAHNNYQPPSVVMSTAATPTNNSLPLDFYWVPDDPISQYYIYMHFAELVILNANQLRSFAITINGEIWLPSLVPQYLSTSTVYSPSVLPGKYQFSIFKTNSSTLPPIINALEIYSVKDLSLSATNQEDVGAITKIKSTYGVKRNWQGDPCAPREYSWEGLNCDGYNPPRIISLNLSSSGLTGEISADISNLVMLQYLDLSSNSLTGPVPDFLSQLQYLRVLNLERNQLIGSIPAKLMERSKNGSLSLSLGENSNLCGSDTCEKKNNIVIPIVGSVGGLFILSLTVAAILWGLRKRKQQDKTKGANPKSFESIQQQFKYSDVLNITNNFTRILGKGGFGKVYHGYIGHTQVAVKMLSPSSVQGYQEFEAEMKLLMRVHHRNLTVLVGYCYEETYMGLIYEYMVNGDLETHLSGKNTNILSWEARLQIAMDAAQGLEYLHYGCKPPIIHRDVKTTNILLNENLHAKLADFGLSKIFPTDGDTHVSTLTVAGTPGYVDPELQGAFNMNSAWKAVEIAMLCVSSTSTRRPTMSQVVAELKECLTTEFAQKEGYDGESNYTIEMNNMNLDTEINPVAR